A segment of the Canis lupus baileyi chromosome 21, mCanLup2.hap1, whole genome shotgun sequence genome:
TAGGCACAGATGAAGGGGAGCCGCCTTCCACATCTATTTATACGCCAGCGGCCTCCTGTGAAGACAACAAGAAGGGGACTTAAGCCTCTGGTTCCCCTTGACTCAGCCACAGAAAGGCCTCCCCcaacccctaccccaccccaacCCACTCCTGCCTCCAGCGAGGAGTCTCAAGACTCAGCAGGCCCTTCCCATGGGGGTGCAGTCCCCTCCAAGCACCCCTTCCATGAGGCCCTCCTAGGGCCCCCTCCCACCCAGCCTTCCCATCCCTCATCCTCACTCCCACCTCACCTTGGGTACAGAAGGACACACATCTGCCACCACAGAATGAAGGTTGGCCAGCAGCCCAGGTTGCATAGTTCCAGCCACTGCCATCAACCCAGAAGAATCGTCTGAAGGGACCCTAGAGCAGAAGAGGTGGTCGGGGCAAGAGAGGGGTGCTGGTGGCAAAGGGAAAGTAGATAGGCGGAGCTAAAACTATCCCACCAGGCATATGCCTTTGACTATTGGGCCATGATGGACACTGTCCTGGTCAACTGCAGTGCTGTTCCACAGTGATCTTCATCATCACATTCTATGCATGGCAGGGACACGCACATCCTTCTGGCTTTAACAAGAAGCAAGAAGGACCTCCAGCCCCAGCCTAGAGAGGCGGAGCCAGGCTCATGGTCTCACCCAAGTCATATAGGGTGTGAGTCAGAGGCTGAGCAGAACTTGGCCCCAAATCCTTGGCTCCTCCCAGGGCCTAGGCAGCCTCCTGGGTGTCTTGCCCGAGCTGTCTGTCTGTCCCCAGTTCTTTGGAGGATCGGAGGGGAAGCACAGACAGATCTGCAGCAAGGTGAGCACTGGCTGGGGTTAAGAGTGCTCCCCACTTAGAGCTAGAACACCTCTTACCCAGCCTCTGACCGTGCCTCCAATCCAGACTTGGCCCTGGTTGAGACATCTGACTGTGTTCTGAATCTGGCAATTTGAGCTGGCACTGTGGATGGAGGCGAGGTTGCCTCTGTAGCACCTCTGGCAAACATGCTGCAGGGcaggataaaagagaaagaatggagtGCCCCCTCAAAGGAATTCATGTGACCTTAGTCTCGGGTCTCTAAACCACCAAAATTCATCTTCTCCACCCCCATGCCCACCTCCACGGCCATTTCAAGGCTGGAGGTCAAAATGCCACTTCTGTTTCTACATGCCTCTCCCCTCTTACCTTGACACCTGTGCgggccccagcccccctccccaataccccccctcccccgctggGGCTCTTCAGTGAGGCAAATAGTGATGCAGAGGCTGGAGACATcatccccaaccccacccccagcttcaGCCTCAGACCACTCACCTGAGCTTGATTAAATGTCCTGAAATGCCTCACCAGGAGGAAACGTGGACAGTTTTTGCACCCAGGGCGGCCCTCCAGTCTCACTATGTCCTCTTCTTTAGGGCACTGAAAGTCCTCCTCCTTATCCAGGGCTGAGTCACACTCTACAGCTCCCTCCTCCTCAGGGTCATCTTCCGTTCCAGAGTAcccctcctctttttcctccagCAGCGTCAGCTCCCCCGTAGGGGCCTCCTTTGGCTCATTTTCTGGCATCTCCCCATCCTGAGGCGTGATCTCATCTCCCAAGAAGCTCTCAGAGTTAGATTTCACAGTCCCTAGCAGGGAGAAAGGCCTAAAGTGCCCTCCTCACATCTACCCCTGTTCCTCCCCAGCACCACGGACAGCGTCCGCCTGGCCCCAGGCGGCAGAGCATTCACTCCTGGAAAGAGAGGAACCTGGAACCCATCCAACAGGAGACACCTCCCCCACACAAAACACCCACAAGAGGTCACGGTGTTAAGAGCAAGGATTCAGGCAGCTGTGGGTTTGGGTACTGGGCCCATCACCTACGAGGTTTATATTTTCGTGTCTGATATGGGTACATGATACCATATACCTCAGGGGGATGCTATGATGTTTAAAGGCGATAATGTATAGAAAATACTCAGCATGACACACTCAGTGAGCTCAAAGTAGAAGGAAGCTATGATTATATTCATCATTGGTATTACACAGAAAGGACAACAATGAGAATGTCATGATGGAATTGAGACCGTAGACACAGATGTCCTGAGGAGTCCCTTCAGCTCCTGGCTCTAgagcctctgcttctcttctctagGTGTGCAAAGATCTTGATGTAGGGGAAGGCCACAGAAGGAAGTGGCTCTATGTCTCTAGCCCCATCTACCCTAGGAAAGAGCAAAGCAGACAAAGACTGAAGGCCAAAGAGACTTACTCAGATGAAGAGTTGAAACTACCCCAAATAGAAGAGCCAGAAGTAGGGGGACTTTCATCTTGGCTTTGTCCTGCAATGAAGAATACAGTGTGTCACACACATAGTCACACACCTTGGGAGTGgggtagagaaagagaaggcatGACAAGAAGCCCCTGAAGCCCCAGGATGCTGGGACCCTTTCTGAATGGACACGTAGCCAAGGCTGGTTTTCCTATGGGCCTCACATGAAGAAGGGAGTACTAACTTTATATGTTTATACTTAACAGGCCCTTCAGAGTCTGTGAAACAAGAGAGAACTGAGAATCAGTGTTGGTTGGCCTTTCCAGGAGCACATAGTGCTTAGGGAGCATGTCCCTTGCTCAAAGCTCTGAAAGTCACACACACTGCCATGCTTTCCCCAGCCAGGGAGAGCTTTCACATGCCTCAGAAGGAGTATGAAAGGCAGGGATGGGAAGTCTCATCCCTGCTGACTCCTGGAAGCCACACACAGTCCCAGCTAGCCCTCCCTAACTTCTCAGCCTAGACCACTTGTCTCCCCAGAGAGTGAACACTTACCCAAAGTCAGCTCCACTGCAACAGGGAAAGCACTTACCCACTCAGAGGTCCTCCTGGGTCCTGAGAAATTCACAAAGCTCAGACTCTCCTTTGCTCCATATCATAGTTACATTTTA
Coding sequences within it:
- the PRG2 gene encoding bone marrow proteoglycan — its product is MKVPLLLALLFGVVSTLHLRTVKSNSESFLGDEITPQDGEMPENEPKEAPTGELTLLEEKEEGYSGTEDDPEEEGAVECDSALDKEEDFQCPKEEDIVRLEGRPGCKNCPRFLLVRHFRTFNQAQHVCQRCYRGNLASIHSASSNCQIQNTVRCLNQGQVWIGGTVRGWGPFRRFFWVDGSGWNYATWAAGQPSFCGGRCVSFCTQGGRWRINRCGRRLPFICAY